A stretch of Henckelia pumila isolate YLH828 chromosome 4, ASM3356847v2, whole genome shotgun sequence DNA encodes these proteins:
- the LOC140866250 gene encoding D-amino-acid transaminase, chloroplastic-like — protein MASPISVSDEKSAIENGGDFKVHVFSSAEELLAKRQEELLEKPKQYPAMYSSIFGGIILDPAMMVIPMDDHLVHRGHGVFDTAIILDGHLYELDVHLARFLRSAAKAKVVSPFPQSTLKNILIKLTAASNCRKGTLRYWLSAGPGDFLLSPAGCPKSAFYAIVIDHNFSQCKEGVKVITSTIPMKSPLFATMKNVNYLPNVLSQMEAEEKGASASIWVDEEGYIAEGPNVNVAFITHEKELILPFFDKILSGCTALRLLELAPKLVEQGRLKDIRTGNLTVAEAKGAAEMMYVGSTLPILPIISWDDEPIGDGNVGELTMALSDLLWEDMVSGPETQRFPVPYV, from the exons ATGGCATCTCCCATTTCTGTTTCGGATGAGAAATCTG CTATTGAGAATGGCGGAGATTTCAAAGTTCATGTGTTTTCATCGGCAGAAGAG TTGCTTGCAAAGAGGCAAGAGGAATTGCTGGAAAAGCCAAAGCAATATCCAGCTATGTATTCTAGCATATTTGGTGGAATTATTCTTGATCCTGCGATGATGGTTATCCCCATGGATGATCACTTGGTTCATCGAGGGCACGGTGTCTTTGACACCGCCATTATACTTGATGG ACACCTCTATGAACTAGACGTCCACCTAGCCCGTTTTCTTAGATCAGCAGCAAAAGCGAAAGTTGTCTCGCCCTTCCCTCAATCTACTCTTAAAAACATTCTTATTAAGCTCACAGCAGCATCGAATTGCCGAAAAGGAACTCTGAGATACTGGTTAAGTGCCGGGCCTGGGGACTTTCTGCTCTCTCCTGCCGGATGCCCGAAATCTGCATTCTATGCAATCGTCATTGATCATAACTTTTCTCAATGTAAAGAAGGAGTCAAAGTAATTACATCTACGATCCCCATGAAATCTCCCCTTTTTGCTACAATGAAAAATGTGAACTACCTCCCAAATGTTCTTTCGCAAATGGAAGCTGAGGAGAAGGGGGCATCTGCCTCTATATGGGTAGATGAGGAGGGATATATCGCCGAAGGTCCTAATGTGAATGTGGCATTCATTACTCATGAAAAAGAACTAATCTTGCCGTTCTTTGACAAGATTTTAAGTGGATGCACCGCGTTAAGGCTTCTTGAACTAGCACCTAAGTTAGTCGAACAAGGGCGCTTGAAGGATATCAGAACCGGAAACTTGACTGTGGCAGAGGCCAAAGGGGCTGCTGAGATGATGTACGTCGGAAGCACGCTTCCAATCTTGCCAATCATCTCGTGGGACGATGAGCCTATTGGAGATG GTAATGTGGGAGAACTTACTATGGCCCTCTCGGATTTGCTTTGGGAAGATATGGTTTCTGGTCCGGAAACGCAAAGGTTCCCGGTCCCTTATGTGTAA
- the LOC140867132 gene encoding homeobox-leucine zipper protein ATHB-52, with protein sequence MSLSTSNPKNSSLIKHAKKRLNQQQVQLLESSFDASKKLDPERKFQLARELGVPPRQIAIWYQNKRARWKSQSLELDYSSLEFRLQAALAENKQLEKQVSNLRGELKRAQQMLSASCTPQLLNQAWNINPPVSSLQSSCCDEGGGSSSLNDDVVWSGNWAAADPANLQYEEELYACLMMSSGKDSNEWDHENDFWV encoded by the coding sequence ATGAGTCTCTCAACGAGTAACCCCAAAAACAGCTCATTGATCAAACATGCGAAGAAGAGGCTGAACCAACAGCAAGTGCAGCTCCTCGAGTCCAGCTTCGACGCAAGCAAGAAGCTCGACCCGGAGCGCAAGTTCCAGTTGGCGCGGGAACTCGGCGTGCCCCCGAGACAGATCGCCATTTGGTACCAGAACAAAAGGGCCCGCTGGAAGAGCCAGAGCCTGGAGCTCGACTACAGCTCGCTCGAGTTCCGGCTCCAAGCCGCGTTAGCCGAGAATAAACAACTGGAGAAACAAGTGTCCAATCTCCGTGGAGAGCTGAAACGGGCTCAACAAATGCTGTCGGCTTCCTGCACGCCTCAACTACTCAATCAAGCTTGGAATATTAATCCTCCGGTTTCTTCTCTGCAGTCCAGTTGCTGCGACGAAGGCGGCGGAAGCTCGAGCCTGAATGACGATGTTGTCTGGTCGGGGAACTGGGCCGCCGCCGATCCAGCTAATCTGCAGTACGAAGAAGAACTTTATGCATGTTTGATGATGAGTAGTGGCAAGGACTCAAATGAATGGGATCATGAAAACGATTTCTGGGTATAG
- the LOC140865914 gene encoding probable aminotransferase TAT2 isoform X1: MDAQNWGVGQEIEVPHNVTIKGILDLLMGSIDSNNDGKKVISLGIGDPTAYSCFYTTSSAQEAVVESLRSAKFNGYAPTSGLPQTRRALAEYLSRDLPYKLSLDDVYVTSGCTQAIEIALSILTRPGANILLPRPCFPIYELCAVFRNIEIRHFDLLPEKGWEVDLKAVEDLADHNTVAMVIINPGNPCGNVYTYQQLKKIAEVAKRLRIAVIADEVYGHLAFGANPFVPMGVFGSIAPVLTLGSLSKRWLVPGWRLGWLVTNDPDGILKSPKFVERLKKYCDICGGPATFMQAAVPTIIKETQELFFKKTINMLKQTSDICYNKIKEISCLSCPHKPEGSMAFMVKLNISLLKDISDELDFCFKLAKEESVIVLPGLAVGLKNWVRITFAVEPSALEEALERVKCFCERHSSLQNGY; encoded by the exons ATGGATGCTCAAAATTGGGGCGTGGGCCAAGAAATCGAAGTGCCACATAATGTTACAATCAAAGGGATTCTTGATTTGTTGATGGGCAGCATAGATTCCAACAACGACGGTAAAAAGGTGATTTCTTTGGGCATTGGGGACCCGACTGCCTACTCTTGTTTTTACACAACTTCATCTGCACAAGAAGCCGTTGTGGAATCGCTGCGTTCTGCTAAATTCAATGGATACGCTCCCACTTCGGGCCTTCCTCAAACCAGAAG AGCACTCGCAGAATATTTGTCCCGCGATCTTCCATACAAGTTATCGCTTGATGATGTTTATGTCACGTCAGGTTGTACACAAGCGATTGAAATAGCTCTGTCAATCTTAACTCGCCCCGGTGCTAATATATTGCTTCCAAGACCATGCTTTCCGATTTATGAACTTTGTGCTGTGTTTAGAAATATTGAAATTCGGCATTTCGATCTTCTCCCTGAGAAGGGCTGGGAAGTTGATCTTAAGGCAGTTGAAGATTTGGCCGATCATAATACCGTTGCAATGGTAATCATAAATCCTGGGAATCCATGTGGAAATGTATATACTTATCAACAACTTAAGAAG attgCCGAAGTTGCAAAGAGGCTAAGAATAGCCGTAATTGCTGATGAAGTTTACGGGCATCTTGCTTTTGGGGCTAATCCTTTTGTGCCCATGGGAGTTTTTGGATCTATTGCACCAGTTCTTACTCTTGGATCACTTTCAAAGAGATGGTTAGTACCTGGTTGGCGTCTCGGTTGGTTGGTTACAAATGATCCAGATGGCATTTTAAAGAGCCCTAAG TTTGTTGAACGGCTCAAGAAGTACTGCGACATTTGTGGAGGTCCTGCTACTTTCATGCAG GCAGCAGTGCCAACAATTATTAAGGAAACTCAAGAGCTTTTCTTCAAGAAAACTATAAATATGCTGAAGCAAACTTCGGATATTTGTTACAACAAGATTAAAGAGATCAGTTGCCTTAGTTGTCCTCATAAACCAGAAGGATCAATGGCTTTTATG GTGAAACTGAATATTTCACTTCTAAAAGATATTAGTGATGAACTCGACTTCTGTTTTAAGCTGGCCAAAGAGGAATCTGTCATAGTTCTTCCAG GGTTAGCTGTGGGTCTCAAAAATTGGGTCCGAATCACGTTCGCAGTCGAGCCATCTGCGCTGGAAGAAGCATTGGAGAGGGTCAAGTGTTTCTGTGAACGTCATTCCTCTCTACAAAATGGATACTGA
- the LOC140865914 gene encoding probable aminotransferase TAT2 isoform X2: MDAQNWGVGQEIEVPHNVTIKGILDLLMGSIDSNNDGKKVISLGIGDPTAYSCFYTTSSAQEAVVESLRSAKFNGYAPTSGLPQTRRALAEYLSRDLPYKLSLDDVYVTSGCTQAIEIALSILTRPGANILLPRPCFPIYELCAVFRNIEIRHFDLLPEKGWEVDLKAVEDLADHNTVAMVIINPGNPCGNVYTYQQLKKIAEVAKRLRIAVIADEVYGHLAFGANPFVPMGVFGSIAPVLTLGSLSKRWLVPGWRLGWLVTNDPDGILKSPKFVERLKKYCDICGGPATFMQVKLNISLLKDISDELDFCFKLAKEESVIVLPGLAVGLKNWVRITFAVEPSALEEALERVKCFCERHSSLQNGY; the protein is encoded by the exons ATGGATGCTCAAAATTGGGGCGTGGGCCAAGAAATCGAAGTGCCACATAATGTTACAATCAAAGGGATTCTTGATTTGTTGATGGGCAGCATAGATTCCAACAACGACGGTAAAAAGGTGATTTCTTTGGGCATTGGGGACCCGACTGCCTACTCTTGTTTTTACACAACTTCATCTGCACAAGAAGCCGTTGTGGAATCGCTGCGTTCTGCTAAATTCAATGGATACGCTCCCACTTCGGGCCTTCCTCAAACCAGAAG AGCACTCGCAGAATATTTGTCCCGCGATCTTCCATACAAGTTATCGCTTGATGATGTTTATGTCACGTCAGGTTGTACACAAGCGATTGAAATAGCTCTGTCAATCTTAACTCGCCCCGGTGCTAATATATTGCTTCCAAGACCATGCTTTCCGATTTATGAACTTTGTGCTGTGTTTAGAAATATTGAAATTCGGCATTTCGATCTTCTCCCTGAGAAGGGCTGGGAAGTTGATCTTAAGGCAGTTGAAGATTTGGCCGATCATAATACCGTTGCAATGGTAATCATAAATCCTGGGAATCCATGTGGAAATGTATATACTTATCAACAACTTAAGAAG attgCCGAAGTTGCAAAGAGGCTAAGAATAGCCGTAATTGCTGATGAAGTTTACGGGCATCTTGCTTTTGGGGCTAATCCTTTTGTGCCCATGGGAGTTTTTGGATCTATTGCACCAGTTCTTACTCTTGGATCACTTTCAAAGAGATGGTTAGTACCTGGTTGGCGTCTCGGTTGGTTGGTTACAAATGATCCAGATGGCATTTTAAAGAGCCCTAAG TTTGTTGAACGGCTCAAGAAGTACTGCGACATTTGTGGAGGTCCTGCTACTTTCATGCAG GTGAAACTGAATATTTCACTTCTAAAAGATATTAGTGATGAACTCGACTTCTGTTTTAAGCTGGCCAAAGAGGAATCTGTCATAGTTCTTCCAG GGTTAGCTGTGGGTCTCAAAAATTGGGTCCGAATCACGTTCGCAGTCGAGCCATCTGCGCTGGAAGAAGCATTGGAGAGGGTCAAGTGTTTCTGTGAACGTCATTCCTCTCTACAAAATGGATACTGA